Sequence from the Methanosarcina siciliae T4/M genome:
AACTGTTGAACTTCATTGGGAATTAAAATAATCGATATTCCATATGTCTGGGAAATATGTCTACATAAATTTACCATGCATTCGACATACCCTGTTTTTCCTTCCCATTGCCGGATTATCTGGTGACTAGTAGAAATTCCTATTTTATTCTCACCAAAAATTTTATCATTTGAGAAAGTCATCATGTTTGCAATATCCGGCGATAAAAAAATCTCTTTTTTTACTTTTGCATCATAAATGAGAGCATCGCGACTTTTCGCTTCTCTTGCAGACACCACATCGAATAGGTGGTTGCAGGCAAATGCTGCAGACTTTTGGTTCAATTTGCTCTTCATAGGTCCAAAACTACAGGTGTTCTTAACTGTTTTTCTGCGGAAAAATTTTGCAATTGTTAATATCTTGAATGTAAAGGCAGTCAAAAACATCCTCAAATAACTAAACTTTTGTGGGTTTAAATTATCGGAAAAACAAATCCCGTATAAATTCACAACAATATCCGATGATTTTACATCTCGAATAAATTCTTTCATTTCTTTACTTCTCAGAAAAGCAAACTCAAAATTCTTGAATGAAAAGGGTACTGTTTTCATTTTGAAGTTGAAATCACGTGACGAGTATTCGTTAAATGGGGTTGTCTGGTAATATATTAATTCATAATCATTACCATAAAGTTCAGCTAAAACCTCTTGAAGTCCATGCAATATCGAAGGGCCACCAAAATTATCCTCTATTATTATGCCTGTAGCCAATATTTTTATCATACTTACCACTTTAATCCCCGTCTGTACCTTAAGAGACTATTTTAAAATTCAAACTATTTCTACAATCGGATAATTGGCAATATTAATTTAAATTCAGACTATAAACTTTTCCGAAATTTGAGTACATACCAACATGAAGTTCTCCCATATTAGTTACGTACTTGAGGCATAAAATCAAACACATTAAATATCATAATTTGAATTTACACTTTAGATATTTTATGGTTTAATGCTCCTCTTTTTCCGTTCAAGTGAGTGAGTCCTATCTAGACCATAGGACCAAATTTATTATTAACCTTAACTCCCATTTTTTGTAGGGAATATGTTGAATTTGAGAGTTTTATCTAATTCTCTTACTTTCTTAGGAACTTCAGTAATGATACTTTTTTCACCAAAGTTTATACTTTTCACTTTTCTAAACTTCAATAGGATATCAATGGGTGAGACCTTGTCATTTATCTCTGCTTTTTTAATTGCCTTCAACAATTTACAGTACGCATATAATGAAAGAAATGCCACAAACACATGCCCATAAACGCTCTCATCATCATGAAGATACAATTTGTCAGCGTCTAATGTTGTTTTGTATGCATCAAACAACTTTTCAATCGAGTCTCTTTTTTTGTAGAGTTCATACATCTCCTTTTTTCCTATGTCGTAATTGGAGATAATCAAGAACTTCCCTGCTCTATTTTGTTTTAAAGAGTACTCTTCATCGCTGATCTTCCCTTCCTCTCTCTTTCTGAAGATCGTCTTCTGTTCTTCAAGTCTTAGATCCAGGTCTTCATATAAATATAGGAACCTATTTCCTAACTTTCTTTTACCACATTTGATGAGTCTATCATGATAGATGAATTCTTCATTAAGGTGTATTCTTGTGTCATAATAGTGGCTGTTCCTTTTTGTTGGTAACACAAATTTGATATGTTTTTCTTCTAAGCAGTTAAGGATGTTCTCTGAGAAAAAACCACGATCAAGAAGAAGTATCTTATCGCTGACATCCAACTCTTCTATTGTTTTGTATAATGTATTTATGTCCTTCACACTGCCTGGAACTGATTTGATCATAGTAGGCATTTCACTATCAAGACCACAAAGAAGGGCAAAGTTGATTTGGGGAACTTGAATACAGTCTTTGTTGTAGCCTTTTTCAGCCTGTAGAATATTCATAGATCGAGAGAAACAGGAACTTAAGTCATAGACGAGTTGAGTGTCTGCATTTTTGAGATGATTGAATAGCTCATTCTGCCCAAACCTATCACAGCCTACTTCCCTTAACACTTTTGA
This genomic interval carries:
- a CDS encoding transposase, giving the protein MEPWARCWLEDQRKAGEKCLEIKVRGACHYVYRSTSKYDKKIKKGRKVSVYIGRLDKDYGFIPKGEKPKTNVIPVPHSVTDYGNSMILHNMMGELKPFLMKNFPEYWEELYAMSIVRVNGYVPLKRIKDTWEDLYNLEGIKPNLNPSNLSKVLREVGCDRFGQNELFNHLKNADTQLVYDLSSCFSRSMNILQAEKGYNKDCIQVPQINFALLCGLDSEMPTMIKSVPGSVKDINTLYKTIEELDVSDKILLLDRGFFSENILNCLEEKHIKFVLPTKRNSHYYDTRIHLNEEFIYHDRLIKCGKRKLGNRFLYLYEDLDLRLEEQKTIFRKREEGKISDEEYSLKQNRAGKFLIISNYDIGKKEMYELYKKRDSIEKLFDAYKTTLDADKLYLHDDESVYGHVFVAFLSLYAYCKLLKAIKKAEINDKVSPIDILLKFRKVKSINFGEKSIITEVPKKVRELDKTLKFNIFPTKNGS
- a CDS encoding polysaccharide pyruvyl transferase family protein, with the translated sequence MIKILATGIIIEDNFGGPSILHGLQEVLAELYGNDYELIYYQTTPFNEYSSRDFNFKMKTVPFSFKNFEFAFLRSKEMKEFIRDVKSSDIVVNLYGICFSDNLNPQKFSYLRMFLTAFTFKILTIAKFFRRKTVKNTCSFGPMKSKLNQKSAAFACNHLFDVVSAREAKSRDALIYDAKVKKEIFLSPDIANMMTFSNDKIFGENKIGISTSHQIIRQWEGKTGYVECMVNLCRHISQTYGISIILIPNEVQQLSDMNDITVSKEIQDKLKKESIHVDIIDSAHMSSKELKNTIASCEVIVASRYHSCVAALSSGVPTLVVGWHYKYEELLHWYGQDEWGIPTGECTSEKLISTFDSFWENRDESKKIIAEKHPDVRKAVIETGKILFSK